Proteins encoded together in one Helicobacter pylori window:
- a CDS encoding HD family hydrolase, with translation MYAAHPIKPLKAPKLKSQFLRRVFVGASIRRWNDQACPLEFVELDKQAHKAMIAYLLAKDLKDGGHDLDLDLLIKFFCFEFLERLVLTDIKPPIFYALQQTHSKELASYVAQSLQDEISAYFSLEELKEYLSHRPQILETQILESAHFYASKWEFDIIYHFNPNMYGVKEIKDKIDKQLHNNEHLFEGLFGEKEDLKKLVSMFGQLRFQKRWSQTPRVPQTSVLGHTLCVALMGYLLSFDLKACKSMRINHFLGGLFHDLPEILTRDIITPIKQSVAGLDHCIKEIEKKEMQNKVYSFVSLGVQEDLKYFTENEFKNRYKDKSNKIVFTKDAEELFTLYNSDEYLGVCGELLKVCDHLSAFLEAQISLSHGISSYDLIQGAKNLLELRSQTELLDLDLGKLFRDFK, from the coding sequence ATGTATGCGGCTCATCCTATTAAACCCCTAAAAGCCCCTAAACTCAAATCTCAATTTTTAAGGCGTGTGTTTGTGGGTGCGTCTATTAGGCGCTGGAATGACCAAGCATGCCCTTTGGAATTTGTGGAATTAGACAAACAAGCCCATAAAGCGATGATTGCGTATCTGCTCGCTAAAGATTTAAAAGATGGGGGTCATGACTTAGATTTAGATCTTTTGATTAAGTTCTTTTGCTTTGAATTTTTGGAGCGCTTGGTTTTAACCGATATTAAACCCCCTATTTTTTACGCCCTCCAACAAACGCATAGTAAAGAGTTAGCTTCCTATGTCGCGCAAAGTTTGCAAGATGAAATCAGCGCGTATTTTTCTTTAGAGGAACTCAAAGAGTATTTAAGCCACAGACCCCAAATTTTAGAAACTCAAATTTTAGAAAGTGCGCATTTTTATGCGTCTAAGTGGGAGTTTGATATTATTTATCATTTTAACCCCAACATGTATGGCGTGAAAGAAATTAAAGATAAAATTGACAAGCAACTCCACAATAACGAGCATTTGTTTGAAGGGCTTTTTGGGGAAAAAGAAGATCTGAAAAAATTGGTGAGCATGTTTGGGCAGTTGCGTTTCCAAAAGCGCTGGAGTCAGACCCCAAGAGTGCCGCAAACCAGTGTCTTAGGGCATACCTTATGCGTGGCGCTTATGGGGTATTTGTTGAGCTTTGATTTAAAAGCTTGTAAAAGCATGCGGATCAATCATTTTTTGGGCGGGCTTTTCCATGATTTGCCCGAGATTTTAACCCGAGACATTATCACGCCCATCAAACAAAGCGTTGCAGGGCTTGATCATTGCATTAAAGAGATTGAAAAAAAGGAAATGCAAAACAAAGTCTATTCCTTTGTGTCTCTGGGCGTTCAAGAAGATTTGAAATATTTCACCGAAAACGAGTTTAAAAACCGCTACAAAGACAAGTCTAACAAAATCGTTTTCACTAAAGACGCTGAAGAATTATTCACGCTTTATAACAGCGATGAATATCTTGGGGTTTGTGGGGAGCTTTTAAAGGTGTGCGATCATTTGAGCGCGTTTTTAGAAGCTCAAATCTCTCTTTCTCATGGCATTTCTAGCTACGATTTAATCCAAGGAGCTAAAAACCTTTTAGAATTGCGATCCCAAACGGAATTGCTTGATTTAGACTTAGGAAAGTTGTTTAGGGATTTCAAATGA
- a CDS encoding Fic family protein: MNYKELLEFNDYAMDLTIRMAHHSTAIENNPLSLAETISILTTEYIPREMPQRAFFEVKNYQNMLFFLLENLNKGQSVDSFFIRELHGILMNFLLPNKGAFKTTDNTILGASSEMTPIFKRLWL, translated from the coding sequence ATGAACTATAAAGAATTACTAGAATTTAACGATTACGCTATGGATTTGACTATTCGCATGGCTCATCATAGCACCGCTATTGAAAACAATCCTTTGAGCCTTGCTGAAACCATAAGTATTTTAACCACCGAATACATTCCTAGAGAAATGCCCCAAAGAGCTTTCTTTGAAGTGAAAAACTATCAAAACATGCTCTTCTTTCTGTTAGAAAACCTGAATAAAGGACAAAGCGTTGATAGTTTTTTTATAAGAGAGTTGCATGGGATTTTAATGAATTTTTTACTCCCTAATAAGGGGGCTTTCAAAACGACTGATAATACCATTTTAGGAGCTAGTTCTGAAATGACCCCCATTTTCAAGCGTCTATGGCTATGA
- a CDS encoding RNA polymerase factor sigma-54 encodes MAILRANLSPKNKLNATLKGWLPILQSELEDLEEVLKQNALDNLLIKIENKRIKNFSDRFSAKKSSDHLENFTIASKSLFETLESQIIPPLFPTETSQKIAMDIISGLDSEGYFEESVEERAKILGVESEVYEKVRKRFSYLNPAGIGAKDMKEGFLFQLEGRELDNNELYEETRKIILNLEKHHEFSKDFYYEKALKILKSFKNPPAIEFLEKEIEVIPELFILEVDNEMIVRLNDESYPTISLEENRFKDSDYLKEKLKEAKDLIDALNLRKATIYKIGLMLLEYQYDFFKGKELRPLKLLDLANEFNHSVSTISRAISNKYLACERGVFPIKHFFSIALDNSETSNAVIKDYLLELIKNEDKKEPLSDAKILELIEEKFHLKMVRRTITKYRQLLNIASSSERKRLYLMRA; translated from the coding sequence ATGGCGATCTTACGCGCAAACCTTAGCCCTAAAAACAAATTAAACGCTACTTTAAAAGGGTGGCTCCCCATTTTACAAAGCGAGCTTGAAGATTTAGAAGAAGTGTTGAAACAAAACGCTTTAGATAACCTTTTAATCAAAATTGAAAACAAACGCATTAAAAATTTTAGCGATCGTTTTAGCGCTAAAAAGAGCAGCGATCATTTAGAAAATTTTACAATCGCATCTAAAAGCCTTTTTGAAACTTTAGAATCTCAAATCATTCCCCCTCTCTTTCCCACTGAAACCTCTCAAAAAATCGCTATGGATATTATCAGCGGGCTGGATAGTGAAGGGTATTTTGAAGAAAGCGTTGAAGAAAGGGCTAAGATTTTAGGGGTAGAGAGCGAAGTTTATGAAAAAGTGCGCAAGCGTTTTAGTTACCTTAATCCCGCTGGCATTGGCGCTAAAGACATGAAAGAGGGCTTTTTATTCCAGTTAGAGGGTAGGGAATTGGACAATAACGAGCTTTATGAAGAAACGCGAAAAATCATTTTAAATTTAGAAAAACACCATGAATTTTCTAAAGATTTTTATTATGAAAAGGCTTTAAAGATTTTAAAATCCTTTAAAAACCCCCCAGCCATTGAGTTTTTAGAAAAAGAAATAGAAGTCATTCCTGAGCTTTTTATTTTAGAAGTGGATAATGAAATGATTGTGCGTTTGAACGATGAGAGCTACCCAACAATCAGTTTAGAAGAAAATCGCTTTAAGGATAGCGATTATTTAAAAGAAAAATTAAAAGAAGCCAAAGATTTGATTGATGCACTAAATTTACGAAAAGCCACGATTTATAAAATCGGCCTGATGCTTTTAGAATATCAATACGATTTTTTTAAGGGCAAGGAATTACGCCCTTTAAAATTATTGGATTTAGCCAATGAATTTAACCACTCTGTAAGCACGATTTCAAGGGCCATTTCTAATAAATATTTGGCATGCGAAAGGGGGGTTTTCCCCATTAAGCATTTCTTTAGCATCGCCTTAGACAATAGCGAGACTTCAAACGCTGTGATTAAAGACTATCTTTTAGAATTGATTAAAAATGAAGACAAAAAAGAGCCTTTGAGCGACGCTAAGATTTTAGAACTCATTGAAGAAAAATTCCATTTGAAAATGGTAAGAAGAACGATCACCAAATACCGCCAACTGCTCAACATCGCTTCTTCAAGCGAAAGGAAAAGGCTCTATTTGATGCGCGCTTGA
- the lptB gene encoding LPS export ABC transporter ATP-binding protein: MDILKAEHLNKQIKKTKIVSDVSLEVKSGEVVGLLGPNGAGKTTTFYMICGLLEPSGGSVYLNDVNLAKYPLHKRSNLGIGYLPQESSIFKELSVEENLALAGESTFKNSKESEEKMESLLDAFNIQAIRERKGMSLSGGERRRVEIARALMKNPKFVLLDEPFAGVDPIAVIDIQKIIESLIELNIGVLITDHNVRETLSVCHRAYVIKSGTLLASGNANEIYENALVRKYYLGENFKV, translated from the coding sequence ATGGATATTTTAAAAGCAGAGCATTTAAACAAACAGATTAAAAAAACCAAAATCGTTTCAGATGTTTCTTTAGAAGTGAAAAGCGGCGAAGTGGTGGGGCTTTTAGGGCCTAATGGGGCGGGTAAAACCACCACCTTTTATATGATATGTGGGCTTTTAGAGCCTAGTGGGGGGAGCGTTTATTTAAACGATGTGAATTTAGCTAAATACCCTTTACACAAGCGTTCTAATTTAGGCATAGGTTACTTGCCCCAAGAATCTAGCATTTTTAAAGAATTGAGCGTGGAAGAGAATCTGGCCCTAGCAGGAGAGAGCACTTTTAAAAACTCTAAAGAGAGCGAAGAAAAAATGGAAAGCTTGCTAGACGCTTTTAATATCCAAGCCATAAGAGAGCGCAAGGGCATGAGCTTGAGTGGGGGAGAAAGAAGGCGCGTAGAAATCGCTAGGGCTTTAATGAAAAACCCTAAATTCGTGCTGTTAGATGAGCCTTTTGCGGGCGTGGATCCGATCGCGGTGATTGACATTCAAAAAATCATTGAAAGCTTGATAGAATTAAACATTGGTGTGTTGATCACTGATCACAATGTGCGAGAGACTTTGAGCGTGTGCCATAGGGCGTATGTGATTAAAAGCGGCACGCTTTTGGCGAGTGGGAACGCTAATGAAATTTATGAAAACGCTTTGGTGCGTAAGTATTATTTAGGGGAAAATTTTAAGGTATAG
- the tsaE gene encoding tRNA (adenosine(37)-N6)-threonylcarbamoyltransferase complex ATPase subunit type 1 TsaE, whose translation MRANLDELDKVAAAILKDDFKGVVLLKGVVGSGKTTLVQACLKHLGLDIQATSPTFSLMHAYSESVFHYDFYMRDLKACLELGMLECLLEKGIHFVEWGDEKLEKILKKYDLAIKVVEIKTEPTSRFYTIKIA comes from the coding sequence ATGAGAGCGAATTTAGACGAGCTAGACAAAGTGGCGGCTGCAATTTTAAAAGATGATTTTAAGGGGGTGGTGCTTTTAAAAGGCGTTGTGGGGAGCGGTAAAACGACCTTAGTTCAAGCGTGCTTGAAACATTTGGGTTTAGACATTCAAGCGACTTCCCCAACCTTTAGCTTGATGCATGCTTATAGCGAGAGCGTGTTCCATTACGATTTTTACATGCGCGATTTAAAGGCTTGCTTGGAGCTTGGCATGTTGGAGTGTTTGTTAGAAAAGGGGATCCATTTTGTGGAATGGGGCGATGAAAAATTAGAAAAAATTTTAAAAAAATACGATTTAGCTATTAAGGTTGTGGAAATCAAAACCGAACCAACTAGCCGTTTTTATACGATAAAGATCGCTTAA
- a CDS encoding amino acid transporter, giving the protein MFVVFIEGFGLAISLCAAVGAQSLFIVERGMARNYVFLICALCFMCDIVLMSMGVFGVGAYFAKNLYLSLFLNLFGAVFTGFYAFLALKTLFQTFKKKQVQTPKKLSLKKTLLFTLGVTLLNPQVYLEMVFLIGASALSFDLVQKFVFLAGTLSAALSWLLLLCTLSLRYGSKLLNNQKIFMGVNLFVTAIMGTLSVTLFRDFLALLSKT; this is encoded by the coding sequence ATGTTTGTGGTTTTTATAGAAGGTTTTGGTTTAGCGATTTCTTTGTGCGCGGCGGTGGGGGCGCAATCCTTGTTTATTGTGGAAAGAGGCATGGCTAGGAATTATGTGTTTTTGATTTGCGCTCTGTGTTTTATGTGCGATATTGTGTTGATGAGCATGGGCGTGTTTGGCGTGGGGGCTTATTTCGCTAAAAACCTTTATTTGAGCTTGTTTTTGAATTTATTTGGGGCAGTTTTTACCGGATTTTACGCTTTTTTAGCTTTAAAAACCCTTTTTCAAACCTTTAAAAAAAAGCAAGTCCAAACCCCCAAAAAATTATCCTTAAAAAAGACCTTATTATTCACTTTAGGCGTTACCTTACTCAACCCTCAAGTGTATTTGGAAATGGTGTTTTTAATTGGCGCGAGCGCTTTGTCTTTTGATTTAGTGCAAAAATTTGTCTTTTTAGCCGGCACTTTATCAGCGGCTCTTTCTTGGCTTTTATTGTTATGCACCCTATCCTTACGCTATGGCTCCAAACTTTTAAACAACCAAAAAATTTTTATGGGGGTGAATCTCTTTGTAACCGCTATCATGGGAACGCTCAGCGTTACTTTATTCAGGGATTTTTTAGCACTATTGAGCAAAACCTAA
- a CDS encoding DUF1104 domain-containing protein has product MRRSLAFCLSALLGLQVLGARDFSQLKNEELLKLAGTLPSNEAIDYRMEVSKRLKALKAEDAKKFRANFSRIARKNLSKMSEEDFKKMREEVRKELEEKTKGLSAEEIKAKGLNVSVCSGDTRKVWCRAVKKKDEHCSPK; this is encoded by the coding sequence ATGAGAAGGAGTTTGGCTTTTTGCCTATCAGCTTTGCTTGGATTACAGGTTTTAGGCGCTAGAGACTTTTCGCAACTTAAAAACGAGGAGCTTTTAAAATTAGCAGGCACTCTGCCTTCTAATGAGGCGATTGATTATCGCATGGAAGTGTCTAAACGCCTTAAAGCTTTAAAAGCTGAAGACGCTAAGAAATTCCGCGCGAATTTCAGCCGGATCGCTAGGAAGAATCTTTCCAAAATGAGTGAAGAGGATTTCAAAAAAATGCGTGAAGAAGTGCGTAAAGAATTAGAAGAAAAAACCAAAGGTCTAAGTGCTGAAGAAATTAAGGCAAAAGGGCTTAATGTGAGCGTTTGTAGCGGTGATACGAGAAAAGTTTGGTGTAGGGCTGTTAAAAAAAAAGACGAACATTGCTCTCCTAAGTGA
- a CDS encoding outer membrane protein, producing the protein MKKTKKTILLSLTLAASLLHAEDNGVFLSVGYQIGEAVQKVKNADKVQKLSDSYEKLSRLLTNNDGSGSKTSAQAINQAVNNLNERAKTLAGGTTNSPAYQATLLALRSVLGLWNSMGYAVICGGYTKSPGENNQKNFHYTDENGNGTTINCGGSTNSDGTHSFSGTNTLKADKNVSLSIEQYEKIHEAYQILSKALKQAGLAPLNSKGEKLEAHVTTSKYQQDNQTKTTTSVIDTTNDAQNLLTQAQTIVNTLKDYCPMLIAKSSSGSSGQATTNTPSWQTTGGGKDSCTTFGAEFSAASDMINNAQKIVQETQQLSANQPKNITQPHNFNLNTPSSLTALAQKMLKNAQSQAEILKLANQVENDFDKLSSGHLKDYIGKCDASAISSANMTMQNQKNNWGNGCAGVEETQSLLKTSAADFNNQTPQINQAQNLANTLIQELGNNPFRNMGMIASSTTNNGALNGFGVQAGYKQFFGEKKRWGLRYYGFFDYNHAYIKSNFFNSASDVWTYGVGSDLLFNFINDKNTNFLGKNNQISVGLFGGIQLAGTSWLNSQFVNLKTISNVYSAKVNTANFQFLFNLGLRTNLARPKKKDSHHAAQHGMELGVKIPTINTNYYSFLDTKLEYRRLYSVYLNYVFAY; encoded by the coding sequence ATGAAAAAAACGAAAAAAACGATTCTGCTTTCTCTAACTCTTGCGGCGTCACTCTTGCATGCTGAAGATAACGGCGTTTTTTTAAGCGTGGGTTATCAAATCGGTGAAGCGGTTCAAAAGGTGAAAAACGCCGACAAGGTGCAAAAGCTTTCAGACTCTTATGAAAAATTAAGCAGACTTTTAACCAACAATGATGGCTCAGGCTCAAAGACAAGCGCGCAAGCGATCAACCAAGCGGTTAATAATTTGAACGAACGCGCAAAAACTTTAGCCGGTGGGACAACCAATTCCCCTGCCTATCAAGCTACGCTTTTGGCGTTGAGATCGGTGTTAGGGCTATGGAATAGCATGGGTTATGCGGTCATATGCGGAGGTTATACCAAAAGTCCAGGCGAAAACAATCAAAAAAATTTCCACTACACCGATGAGAATGGCAACGGCACTACAATCAATTGCGGTGGGAGCACAAATAGTGATGGCACTCATAGTTTTAGTGGCACAAATACATTAAAAGCAGACAAAAATGTTTCTCTATCTATTGAGCAATATGAAAAAATCCATGAAGCTTATCAGATTCTTTCAAAAGCTTTAAAACAAGCTGGGCTTGCTCCTTTAAATAGCAAAGGGGAAAAATTAGAAGCGCATGTAACCACATCAAAGTATCAACAAGATAATCAAACTAAAACGACAACTTCTGTTATTGATACGACTAACGATGCGCAAAATCTTTTGACTCAAGCGCAAACGATTGTCAATACCCTTAAAGATTATTGCCCCATGTTGATAGCGAAATCTAGTAGTGGAAGTAGTGGCCAAGCTACTACAAACACCCCTTCATGGCAAACAACCGGTGGTGGCAAAGATTCATGCACGACTTTTGGTGCGGAGTTTAGTGCCGCTTCAGACATGATTAATAATGCGCAAAAAATCGTTCAAGAAACCCAACAACTCAGCGCCAACCAACCAAAAAATATCACACAACCTCATAATTTCAACCTTAACACCCCTAGCAGTCTTACAGCTTTAGCTCAAAAAATGCTTAAAAACGCGCAATCTCAAGCAGAAATTTTAAAGCTGGCCAATCAAGTGGAGAACGATTTTGACAAACTTTCTTCAGGCCATCTTAAAGACTACATAGGGAAATGCGATGCGAGCGCTATAAGCAGCGCGAATATGACAATGCAAAATCAAAAGAACAATTGGGGGAACGGGTGTGCTGGCGTGGAAGAAACTCAGTCTTTATTAAAAACAAGCGCCGCTGATTTTAACAACCAAACGCCTCAAATCAATCAAGCGCAAAACCTAGCCAACACCCTTATTCAAGAACTTGGCAACAACCCTTTTAGGAATATGGGCATGATCGCTTCTTCAACCACGAATAACGGCGCCTTGAATGGCTTTGGCGTGCAAGCGGGCTATAAGCAATTTTTTGGAGAAAAGAAAAGATGGGGGTTAAGGTATTATGGTTTCTTTGATTACAACCACGCCTATATCAAATCCAATTTCTTTAACTCGGCTTCTGATGTGTGGACTTATGGGGTGGGTAGTGATTTATTGTTTAATTTCATCAACGATAAAAACACCAACTTTTTAGGCAAGAATAACCAGATTTCAGTGGGGCTTTTTGGAGGCATCCAACTGGCAGGGACTTCATGGCTTAATTCTCAATTTGTGAATTTAAAAACCATCAGCAATGTCTATAGCGCTAAAGTGAATACGGCTAACTTCCAATTTTTATTCAATTTAGGCTTGAGAACCAATCTCGCTAGGCCTAAGAAAAAAGATAGCCATCATGCGGCTCAACATGGCATGGAATTGGGCGTGAAAATCCCTACCATTAACACGAATTACTATTCTTTTCTAGACACTAAACTAGAATATAGAAGGCTTTATAGCGTGTATCTCAATTATGTGTTTGCTTACTGA